The following proteins are encoded in a genomic region of Thiomicrospira sp. R3:
- a CDS encoding cation-translocating P-type ATPase yields MSTENIKQPAFTQDIKALTHEFKTDAEQGLTQTDAQQRLTEVGPNQLSQAKNVSSILLFLKQLKNPLLIVLFFGAVLSFYIEHYVDAVAILAIILINATISFVQEFKAQRSMDALRDMAAPKCWVKRDGEWHHITASELVPGDLIKLETGTITPADARLVESVQLQIDESALTGESEPVRKKIEKLNDEHLILADQVNMVFMSTAVTHGYGTAIVTGTGMKTEVGHIAELMASTEQRLTPLQLRIKNMSHILIWAALIIVSFILALGFFQGMTFIDMSSTGISLAVAAIPEGLPTVVTIVLTLGAYQMMRSNALAKHLTSVETLGSTSVICSDKTGTLTQNKMQVKQMWVGGEKFFLDGTGYEPKGQFYNHEKQEINPQHHAQLIDMLKMSALCSDTRLVEKDGHYTIHGLPTEGAIVVAAAKAQITKESLLQDMDIAHSFPFDSSRKMMSVIVYDQNNQAWLYVKGAPDVIMSRCDHIMVQGEKHTFNKHEQQAQGAVEHFAQHALRTLAVACRPLSETDLENPDIALETKLTLMGIYGIIDPPRPEATIAVKDCHSAGIGVVMITGDHAETARAIAFQMGIVKQADAPVITGAQLNAMDEQSLFDQVKDVRIFARVTPEHKLRIVRALQAHGEVVAMTGDGVNDAPALRTADIGVAMGLSGTGVAKESADLILLDDNFATIVTAVREGRRIYDNIRKFIRQALTANVSEVSALLFAFILISSTFDEAGNLVVLLTLAPLMILWVNLVSDGIPALALGIDGAESDVMKRKPRPANESFFANHLSHRIIIRGLVLGALTYAVFSYAIEQGFSMEYAQTLAFMTLIFGQLFHIFDARTFTTLYDRNPFNNKALLWAVAGSGALSIAMIYWPYGQLVLGTTSVGFDHLITVIALSALPTLILSAIKKAGGVRWL; encoded by the coding sequence ATGTCCACCGAAAACATCAAACAACCCGCTTTTACCCAAGATATAAAAGCCCTAACACATGAATTTAAGACCGATGCCGAGCAAGGTTTAACGCAAACTGATGCCCAACAACGGCTCACTGAAGTGGGGCCTAACCAGCTCAGCCAAGCAAAAAATGTATCATCAATTCTGTTGTTTTTAAAACAGCTCAAAAACCCGCTACTTATTGTGCTGTTTTTTGGTGCGGTCTTGTCGTTTTATATTGAGCATTACGTTGATGCGGTTGCGATACTCGCTATCATACTGATTAACGCAACTATCAGCTTTGTCCAAGAATTTAAAGCGCAACGCTCGATGGATGCGCTACGTGATATGGCCGCACCCAAGTGCTGGGTAAAACGTGATGGTGAATGGCACCATATCACGGCTTCTGAATTGGTACCCGGTGACCTTATTAAACTTGAAACCGGTACCATTACCCCCGCTGATGCGCGTCTGGTCGAAAGCGTACAACTGCAAATTGATGAATCTGCACTGACAGGTGAATCCGAACCGGTACGCAAAAAAATAGAAAAACTCAATGATGAGCACCTTATTCTTGCGGACCAGGTGAATATGGTCTTTATGAGTACTGCGGTCACCCATGGCTACGGAACGGCTATCGTAACCGGCACAGGCATGAAAACCGAAGTAGGCCATATTGCCGAATTAATGGCTAGCACAGAACAACGCCTAACACCGCTGCAACTGCGCATCAAAAATATGTCGCATATTTTAATTTGGGCTGCTTTAATTATTGTGTCCTTTATTCTTGCCCTAGGCTTCTTCCAAGGCATGACATTTATCGACATGAGCAGCACCGGTATTTCGCTGGCTGTGGCGGCGATTCCCGAAGGCTTGCCGACTGTCGTCACGATTGTATTAACCCTCGGTGCCTACCAAATGATGCGCTCTAATGCACTGGCTAAACATTTAACATCGGTTGAAACCCTTGGCTCAACGTCTGTGATCTGTTCAGATAAAACTGGCACACTGACGCAAAATAAAATGCAAGTTAAGCAAATGTGGGTTGGAGGCGAAAAGTTCTTTTTAGATGGCACAGGTTATGAACCAAAAGGCCAGTTCTATAACCATGAAAAACAAGAAATTAACCCTCAACACCACGCACAATTAATCGATATGCTAAAAATGTCCGCATTGTGCAGCGATACACGTTTAGTAGAAAAAGACGGACACTACACCATTCATGGCCTACCCACCGAAGGCGCGATTGTCGTAGCGGCCGCTAAAGCGCAGATCACCAAAGAATCACTGCTGCAAGACATGGACATCGCACACAGTTTTCCGTTTGACTCCTCGCGTAAAATGATGAGTGTGATTGTTTATGACCAGAACAACCAGGCCTGGTTGTATGTAAAAGGCGCACCGGATGTGATAATGAGTCGTTGCGACCACATTATGGTTCAAGGTGAAAAACACACCTTTAATAAACATGAACAACAAGCACAAGGAGCGGTCGAACACTTCGCACAACACGCCTTACGCACCTTGGCCGTTGCCTGTCGTCCCTTGAGCGAAACCGATCTTGAAAACCCTGATATCGCTCTAGAAACCAAACTCACCCTTATGGGTATTTACGGCATAATTGACCCTCCCCGCCCTGAAGCAACCATTGCCGTTAAAGATTGTCATAGCGCAGGCATAGGTGTGGTGATGATTACCGGCGACCATGCTGAAACCGCACGCGCGATTGCTTTTCAAATGGGCATCGTAAAACAGGCGGATGCGCCTGTTATAACGGGGGCACAACTTAATGCGATGGATGAGCAAAGCCTATTTGACCAGGTTAAGGATGTGCGTATCTTTGCCCGTGTCACGCCTGAACACAAATTACGTATTGTGCGCGCTCTACAAGCGCACGGTGAAGTGGTCGCAATGACAGGCGATGGGGTGAACGATGCACCCGCGTTACGCACTGCAGATATTGGCGTAGCAATGGGCTTAAGCGGCACAGGTGTGGCCAAGGAATCTGCTGACCTAATTTTACTGGATGATAATTTTGCGACTATCGTCACTGCGGTACGCGAAGGCCGACGAATTTATGACAATATCCGCAAATTTATTCGCCAAGCTCTCACCGCTAACGTCAGTGAGGTTTCCGCGTTATTGTTTGCGTTTATTTTGATTTCATCTACTTTTGATGAAGCGGGCAATCTAGTGGTGCTATTAACCCTCGCACCGCTAATGATTCTTTGGGTCAATCTAGTCAGCGATGGTATTCCGGCGCTTGCGCTTGGAATTGATGGCGCTGAAAGCGATGTGATGAAACGCAAACCCCGCCCTGCGAATGAAAGTTTTTTTGCAAACCACCTAAGTCATCGAATCATTATTCGCGGCCTCGTTCTAGGCGCCTTAACCTATGCCGTGTTTAGCTATGCAATAGAGCAGGGTTTCAGTATGGAATATGCGCAAACCCTGGCATTTATGACCTTAATTTTTGGCCAGCTGTTTCATATTTTTGATGCTAGAACCTTTACAACTCTGTATGACCGCAACCCCTTTAACAACAAGGCGTTATTATGGGCAGTCGCTGGATCAGGTGCCTTATCCATTGCAATGATCTATTGGCCCTATGGACAACTAGTATTAGGAACCACCTCAGTGGGTTTTGATCATTTAATAACGGTGATCGCACTTTCAGCCTTGCCGACATTAATCTTGTCAGCGATTAAAAAGGCAGGAGGGGTTCGCTGGTTATAA